A single Nitrospira sp. DNA region contains:
- a CDS encoding sigma-70 family RNA polymerase sigma factor: MKKDLGEDTELMVEQDEQEAGDVLERIERGEAESETKSESTESPARAAGGPFELESIYFRSFGERTLLTREQEVALAKRIDVSNRAILIALKEVTTVGAAMRKTDALREALHELHQVRGLSGLSATALDRAEVALLGVLQAARGPGKVAEQRVKRLSRCRRQIREARVAFECAKDEMVRFNLRLVVDIAKHYNGRGLGLLDLVQEGNIGLMKATERFQYRKGFKFSTYATWWIRQGITRALADQSRTIRLPVHLTEASNKIQRTTRRLVQKLGRQPRLEELSQALHQSPAKIQETVQPFQEPVSLDNPVGDGDTQLGDLIADGEALLPDSYTNRIEQVREIDRILSTLTPREQTVMRMRFGIGQDEPFTLEQVGQQLSVTRERIRQIEAKALKKLKAPEIRDMFAAIK; the protein is encoded by the coding sequence ATGAAGAAAGACCTGGGCGAAGACACGGAGTTGATGGTGGAACAGGACGAGCAGGAAGCAGGCGACGTGCTCGAGCGAATTGAGCGGGGCGAGGCCGAATCGGAAACAAAGAGTGAGTCCACGGAGTCACCTGCCCGGGCGGCGGGGGGTCCCTTTGAACTGGAATCCATTTATTTTCGTTCGTTCGGCGAACGGACGCTGCTGACGCGCGAGCAGGAAGTGGCGCTGGCCAAGCGCATTGACGTGAGCAACCGGGCGATTCTGATCGCGCTGAAGGAAGTCACGACCGTCGGCGCGGCCATGCGCAAGACGGACGCGTTGCGCGAGGCGCTGCACGAGTTGCATCAGGTGCGCGGGTTGAGCGGGTTGTCCGCCACGGCGCTCGACCGGGCCGAGGTGGCGTTGCTGGGTGTGCTGCAGGCCGCGCGCGGGCCGGGCAAGGTGGCTGAGCAGCGGGTGAAGCGATTGAGCCGATGTCGCCGGCAAATCCGCGAAGCGCGAGTAGCGTTCGAGTGCGCCAAGGACGAGATGGTACGCTTCAACCTGCGCCTAGTCGTGGACATCGCCAAGCACTACAACGGCCGCGGGCTGGGCTTGCTGGATCTCGTGCAGGAAGGCAACATCGGCCTGATGAAGGCCACCGAGCGATTCCAGTACCGCAAGGGCTTCAAGTTTAGCACCTACGCGACCTGGTGGATCCGGCAGGGCATCACACGGGCGCTGGCCGATCAGTCGCGGACGATCCGGCTGCCCGTGCATCTGACCGAGGCGTCAAACAAGATTCAGCGTACGACGCGCCGGCTGGTGCAGAAGCTGGGCCGTCAGCCCCGGCTCGAGGAGCTCAGCCAGGCGTTGCACCAAAGCCCAGCGAAAATCCAGGAAACGGTGCAACCGTTTCAGGAGCCGGTGTCGCTGGACAATCCGGTGGGCGATGGCGACACGCAACTGGGCGATCTGATCGCGGACGGTGAGGCGCTGTTACCGGACTCGTATACGAACCGGATCGAGCAGGTTCGCGAGATTGACCGGATCCTGTCGACGCTGACGCCGCGCGAGCAGACGGTTATGAGGATGCGGTTCGGCATTGGGCAGGATGAGCCGTTCACGCTCGAGCAGGTCGGGCAGCAGCTGTCGGTGACGCGCGAGCGGATCCGGCAGATCGAGGCCAAGGCGCTCAAGAAACTGAAAGCGCCGGAGATCCGGGACATGTTTGCCGCAATCAAGTAA
- a CDS encoding tRNA (adenine-N1)-methyltransferase, whose product MSHLQNGERIHLVDKKGRQYALTLKAGETFQLSGHTIAHDELIGKADGSLVTLSRGKRMLALRPTLSEYVLKMPRGAQVIYPKDLAMITIWADIYPGARVFEAGTGSGALTMALLRAVGERGAVVSYEAREDFSRTAMTNIERYLGPVPNLTVRRRDVYEGIDASDGPFDRLVLDLPEPWRVVPHAVTALRSGGLYLSYVPTVPQIMQTVEALERAAVFGPIQTFETLLRTWNVQGRSVRPDHRMVAHSGFLTVARKVEPGLWQHGEAGVIPMTEDEEQHRQPEELEP is encoded by the coding sequence ATGAGTCATTTGCAGAACGGCGAACGCATCCATCTGGTTGACAAAAAGGGGCGGCAGTACGCCCTGACGCTAAAGGCCGGCGAAACTTTTCAATTGAGCGGCCACACCATCGCCCACGACGAGCTGATCGGCAAGGCCGACGGCTCGCTCGTCACGCTCTCGCGAGGCAAGCGCATGTTGGCGCTCCGGCCCACACTGAGCGAATACGTCCTGAAAATGCCGCGCGGCGCCCAGGTGATCTACCCGAAAGATCTGGCGATGATCACGATCTGGGCCGATATCTATCCGGGGGCCCGCGTCTTTGAGGCGGGTACCGGCTCCGGCGCCCTGACGATGGCACTGCTGCGGGCCGTCGGCGAGCGGGGTGCGGTCGTGAGCTACGAGGCCCGCGAGGATTTCTCCCGCACGGCAATGACGAACATCGAACGCTATCTGGGCCCTGTGCCGAATCTGACGGTGCGAAGACGCGACGTCTACGAGGGTATTGACGCCAGCGACGGTCCCTTCGACCGACTCGTGCTGGATCTGCCAGAACCCTGGCGCGTCGTTCCGCATGCGGTCACCGCGCTTCGGTCGGGAGGGTTGTATCTCAGCTACGTGCCGACAGTGCCGCAGATCATGCAGACGGTCGAGGCGCTGGAGCGCGCGGCGGTCTTCGGCCCGATCCAGACCTTCGAGACGCTGTTGCGCACCTGGAACGTGCAAGGGCGCAGTGTGCGGCCAGACCACCGGATGGTGGCGCATTCCGGCTTTCTCACCGTGGCGCGGAAGGTTGAGCCGGGCCTCTGGCAGCATGGGGAGGCCGGCGTGATCCCCATGACAGAGGACGAGGAGCAGCACCGGCAGCCAGAGGAACTGGAGCCATGA